Genomic DNA from Chiloscyllium plagiosum isolate BGI_BamShark_2017 chromosome 9, ASM401019v2, whole genome shotgun sequence:
ATTAATTATAGAGCTTTAAAAGATGAGGAGTTTGGTCACGAAGGAGCTACCTGCACAACACTTATTTTTCcttgttgataaaatgtggagctggaaacgcacagcaggtcaggcagcattggagcaGGAACATAGACGTTTCGGGTTGGTACTTTTTATCAGGATGTGGGGTGGGgcgctgagaaataaatagagggagggtgtggggcagtaattggtggatgcaggtaggggattattgtgattggtcagtgggaagggtggagcggatagatgaggaagatggacaggttaggtccaGTCAAGGAGGTGGGGAAGAGAGGGAAGGCTGGACATGGTATGAGGTTAGGGGTGgggagattttgaagctggtgaatttTATGTTAAGACCATTAAGCTGTAAGCTCTCAAGGCGGAATATATTTCCATCTATAGAATGTACCTTGCACTCCAACAAATACATTCCATTGGGATGGTGGGAGATATTGCAGCATCAGGAGATTTATCATAGCCTGGCTTTGAATTACTAAGCTTCAcgtgaaaacaaaatcaatgacTGACAGGACACCAATTATAAATGCACATAAACAATAACACAGCCCAAGGTCTATTTGAAGTATAGCTTTGCTAAACCTGTGGCCTTTGATTTATTGGTATTCCACCTGCCCCCAAGCATCCTTTCAAAACATGTCTAATCAGTGAGGCCAGAGCTAATATTCAGTATTATTCCATATTCGGTCATTTCCTTAGTGGTCTTTACCCCAACCAAAAGTGAATCTCCCACGTTCTCCAAGTAGCTTAAATTATTAGCAACCTTTTGCATTACTATTAcaattaaaaattgaaataatgGATAACACTACAAGTGCCACTACTCCacagtgaaatatttcaaaaggcTACCACATGAGCAAGACACAAAAGGAAACTGTGGTACAgacaaatttggaaataaaaattggAAGATAATGCGCAAATGTATAAAATAATTGAGCACTGATTGAGGCACTTAATCTCCTTTCATTACCATATGTGCCCAAGACAAAGATATTGTGGTTCTCCAGATCAAAGTACAGTAACCATATTCCTGAACAACTGATGAAAACTGCAAGGAtatcagcactgatccctttatCAAATTGTTCTCAGTTGAGCTACCcattgccaattaccttaaaggCCTACTGAATGGTAGCTGCTTCAGTAGGATACCAGAGGACAATTGGTACTTGTGGATTAACTCAGTTACTGTTAAACAACTTCAGAACTAGCCTACAAGCACCTAGCTGCATATGTGCTTTGTGGGATATAATGTTTCTCAGAGGTTAGTATTTAATGGCAACCTCTAACTGCCCTCAAGAAGGAGGACAGAAAATTATGAAGTCCCTTTGTTGAAGTACTTTATATAGAGAGAAGAATTCAAAATAGAGGCCATATACCTTCAAATGCCCTAAAAAGCAGGGAAAAATTAGATTAGGAAAACTTCTGGAAGCAAAAGTCTATTGAGATTTCTGCTGCTAAAACACTCAACTGAAAGAGTCAGTGATTAGAGCAGCAGTGGGCAAGTCTACAAAGGCATTTGAGCCTGGGCACAAAGTTCCCACAGCTGAGTAGATTGTGACAGTGGCTGGGTACTGGACCATATTAACATTAAAAGTAATCTTCCAATATCCTAAGGAAGGAAAGATCTAGATTGCCAAAATTCCAATGATTAGAGGATATGcatgtcacatttttgtctgtCATTaacagtgagatcacctctctcaACTACAGATCAACAAAGCCCATAGGCTCATTATTCATttttgggagaaggggaaatgcaCATCTGGCAGCGATATCGGCACATTGCTCCTAGgttgcaatttattttctaataTGTACTATCAGCCTCTTTTCACATCTATGTTCATTTTATCTTCACCCGAGCAAGTTGATCTTTCTTTTATTCTCCTCAGTTCGGGTACGAGGAAAGGGAGTTATTATTTTACtttgctgggggaaaaaaaaacttctggaaCATTTGGGGAGGCAATGTCCATTGAGTGAATTTAACTTGATTATTTGTTCTTTAAGGTTTAATTGAAGCCTCATTTtataaacaaaaatatattttaattggcTACATTCATTGTTTCCCAGTGTTACAAATTCTAATAACTGTGTTTTGATCCCTTGCATGTCAATCCCAAAACAGAGTAAACAAAGTTGGACTTTTTCTTTTAGAAAAGTGCATTGACCAGTTTGCACGATTGTAAATGGGTTTAAAAAACCTCTAGAATGAAGTACAGGCCATTTATAATGAGAAACTATTAATTTATACATACACAGGTATAATAATCTATagatatacacatatacattctAATTGAAGCACAACTGCCAGCAACAACAGGCCAGAGCCACTTGATGTGATTTGAATGTGTTTAGATTGCAGATTCCCCATACAAATTGATATGAGGGTGCACTAATAAACTTAGATAATTTGAGTTTATGGATGTGCAGTTAAAAGGATATCTGACCTGAATGACGTTGAGTAAATGAACTGGCTTAGGATTTCCAGGAGATATTTGAAGAGATACACTAAGGTACTTGCAGAAAACATGTTTGCAGAAAACATGTTTATAGTGTACAGAGTAATGTAGTGGTATGAACAGATAATTTGCTGTCCAAGAAGGATGAGCATAGGCATACATTGGTCATTTTCTGGTTGACAAAACATTATAAGTGATGTGTTTCAATGATCAGGGTCACAgtcttcagaattttatacaaGTCGGATGACGGAACCAAAAGGTATGATTAGATCCAACAAGTCctcatcgaccctccgaagagcaacccaccctgacccattcccctacgggcaatttagcatggccaattcacctaacctgcacatctttggactgagaggggaaaccggagcacacggacgaaacccatgcagacatggggagaatgtgcaagctccacacagacagttgctgaggtggaaattgaacccgggttgctggcactgtgaggcagcagtgctaaccactcagccaccatgccacatgtCAGCTAAATTTGCTGGACGACAAAGATAGGTCAGAAAATATGTTGGGGAAAAGATGACAACAAAGTAGAGATCTGGTAACTTTGAGTTATAACACAGGAAAATCTGAAAGtgttcattttgacaggaagaataaaaaagtaaCATATTATCTCAACcgcaagagattgcagagctccaAAATAGAGGGATCTGGATTTGTAGCACAAGATTTGCAGAAATGtattatgcaggtacagcaagtcatTAGGAACGAAAATAGAATGTTCAAATTGTGAGAATTGAATCCAAAAGTAGGAGGTTGTACCTCAAGTTATACAAGGCAGTGGCTAGACCACATCTGGGGTACTGATGTAAaagcactggaagcagttcaaaagTTCACAGAGGATTGCTTCTCTTTAAGCAGAACCTAGACTAGGGGTCACTCTTTAGTATGCAATCTTGTACTTCAGAAACGCACTTCAATAATAAAATATGCAGTGTGCCTGGTTCCACTCATGTCACGATCTTCTCAGATCCTCACAAACCACATTTGGCCTCCTGACTTGACGGCGATGGAAGACTAGGAGATATATTTGGCTGCAATTATAAATTGTGAAAGAGTTTTTCTGCCGATTGTCCTCAATCTCAGGGATGTCCAGCTTCAAGCAGCTGCATTCTGTACTTTCCCCCACTTTACAGCAGTGGGACAAAACAACACAAAAGACGTCTCATTCTGCAGATGCAGCATAGTTTCCAAAAGGACACTGCAGTGGTCTCTCTTGGCTAATGCATCTGCAATAGGTATAAACGTGAGGAGGTGATCAAGTATACTAACCAACTCCAGCTATGACATTCAGAGCTCGAGTCAAGAGTGTTGCTGCTAAGCTATTCTTGATCTTGGACATTAACAACCCTAAACTCAGTACCTTTTCAGCTTTTGATACCACAGTGCTTCTCAATTTTGAATACAATTTGGAAGTAGTACTTAGCTAAGAGCATTGTAGGCAATAACATGAGGTGGCACTGAACAAAAACAAagcattggagaaactcagcaactctcgcttttctctctacagatgttgccaaagttAATGTGGAGTCCAGTAACCCTTTTCAGAACCCATCCAGTACTgaaaggtcactgaacttgaaacgctaactcagtttttctctctacagaaaAGGCCAGATCTCCagtggtttgtttttgtttcagatttccagcatccacagttcttattGTGTTTCCTTGCCCAGATTTGAGCTGATTTTGAGGGGCTTCATAGATTTTGAAATCATGCAGAGAACACCCAAGTTCACTCCTTCTTCACTACGGCACTGTTCAGCTTCCGCTAGAGGGAAAGGACATTCCCAGAGAAGAAGATAAAAATCTGGGGACTAGTCAAAATATGTTATTCTATGAGAACTGCCAAATTTTTGCATGGCATGTCTATGAATAATTCTCCCAATTCTGGCCAAGCACCAAACCAAGAGTGTTTTTAGGAGTTGACTAGGCATGCTATGTGGTGCGTGAATCAGATGCCTAGGAGTTGATGCCAGATGGTCCACACACTCTTAATTTTATTACAGCAATTGGGATAGTTGAGTGTCTCACTAGGTCGTctcaaaacagagttaacacagGACTGGTTGAGCCACACAAAGCAGAATAGGACAGTTATCCTTCAAGTATATTCAGGAATTTCACACTACCAGTGTTGACACTACTAACTTATTGCAGATCTATGTAAGAAACTGAATTTAACACCGACTCAAGCTACCATCTTTGAATTTGAATGAGCTTTGGATTACCGGCTCAGTAATCAAAACAATGTTAATATTCTCAAAATCAAATCTCTACTCAAGGCTGTCCATTTTCCCTTTCCAACTAAAACCAACATCACAGCATGCTCAGTCTCAGTGAGTCCCATCAAGCCAGTTAAACAGTTGAGCATGGAAAAGATCATGTCTTcatatttttctgtatttctattttggattgaaatgagaactgttttaaaaatcaaggattACAAATTACTGCAGTTTTGAAAGCAATAACCAACTATTACTGAAACCAGCAGTGTCATAAGTGTAGCTTGCAGGTAAGCTGGTGCAAAAGCTTGTGAATACTGAGATTCAATTAGCAATGAACAACTGATTAGTCTGTGGACTAGTAACCAGTTATCCATGAAGATCTTCTGCCTGCTAACTACAATTCATTTTAAATAGCTGAACAGTTTGGTGCCTTGAGCAAAACAGAGAGAAGCTACAAGATCAGGAGCTCTCTGCAGTTAATGCCACTttaagaaagccagtttattatTTCTTCTGCAGTTGCTCTTAGCTTTGATTTTCAATTAAGTCAGAGCTTTTTTTATAGGTGTGAACCAGCCACCTGTATCTCCTGCAAGCAGTGCAGTATGACGCAGCAATTTGATCAGCACAAGAATTATCTCAGCAGGTCCTGTTTAGAGGACAATGAACTGCTTTCCCAGATTATGCCCACAAAACCCAAGAATTTTTTTCCATCTCTATGGGTGTATGCGCATGCATGCATAAGGGAGAGGTTTATAAACGGGTTAGAGTTTTAACAAGTGGAATTTATGCCAATGGATCATTTTATTTGTAGTTAGTTTATTTACTTGTAATAATCAGTAATTTGTGCATTCTTTTTAAAGTATGCAAAGTTTCCCCATTTATTGTTGCTTTAGATACAGGTTGACAATCTTTTATGAAGACTCCTCAAACAGTGGGGCTTAATTTCTAACGTATCAAGATTGAGATGTGACAAAAGTGGAAGTGGAGATACACTCACCTTTGCAGAACTGGACATGGTGGAGGTGCTAAGTACATGCTATCATTATACTACCTCAATTAATCAAATCTTAAAATATTCTCAACTGATATCAGTAACCCCAACAAAAATAACACTAACAAACATTTGTTAAATCAACTGGACTGCAGTTTGAATAGTGACAAATGCACACCCAATTCTAGAATTGAATCCTTATTCCAGGATCCTGCTCTCTCAAACTACAGCATATTTCAAACTAAAATTAGCTTTTGCTGAAGATATTGAATTTTGATATAGATGTAGAAGGAGGATGTCTTCAAGTTTCTGCAAATACCTAAAGGTCACTTCTGAAACTTCCGATACTTCATTATATATGACAATCCAATCTCACCTCACTTGCGCAAAACACTCATGCAAAAATGAAGAGACAATCTATTGTAGCTAACTGAAGGTAATTATAATACCAAAAACATAAATGATTACCTAGTAGGAAAGAATGACTGAAATGTATAATACTGAAACAGGAATGGACAAATACCTAAGTAGACCTATGATGAATGCACAGGCAGTGAGGTGCACAACAATTAAATTCAGAGAGCACATACTGAAACAACTGAATAGATCCTCTTCTGATCAGTGCACCTCATCCATATTGAACATCTACATGTTGAAACCTAGTGATGGGTATCAGGATTCAGTTAAGTTCCTGAATGCTacataaaaaaaaagtgttgaactCCCATGTGCTGATCACTGCTTCAtattctatttttaaataaatgctgTTCAAAAGATTAGCAAAGACCGAATAATCCACATCAGCTGTAACCTACAGAAATCTTTGGACGAAAATGAACAGCTTCTCGTCTGATTAGATTTGCCTCTATCATAACATGCAGTCAACAGTAGATATGCTATTACTGTAATCTAACTATTTGGTTCTGTAGTATCTGAAAAAATTTCAGCTCCCAGACTGAACTAACACCTTTTCTTGTTAAGTCCTGTAATGGGCTGGGTGATTGTGGCAAAATCAGGTGTAAATCTGGCACAATCATTCAACTATTTCCAGTTAGCTTCTTACCTCACTTGGGTTGCATGAAGCACTGATATCCAGGTATGCCAATTATGTATGAAGAATAGCATTTGAAATGTTGCTGAAGGAATTCCATTATTGCGTTGTTCATAACCTTTGCAAAAAAGACCATCTACCTGTGTTTGGGAGCTAATTTTAAAGTATTGCGAGGAGGTCAAGTTTCAAAAACTGTGGCTCCACTTGAGATGTATCATTCTTTTGAAGCTGGACACCATCAGATTCTAATGCTCGTTTGTTATAGGCACGCTGGTTGAATAAGCTTGCACTTACCCCGGTGTCTATCATTTCTTGCACAGTTATAAACAGCATGTTCATTTCAATCATCAATGATCTGGATAGATTACAGCATCACATTCATCATTTGTGTTGCATTAGGGTCTGGGTGGAGTGATTATCGCCCTCTAGCTGTGTTGTTTAGTACATCTTCTGAATTCTTGGATTCCGTCTTCCTTACAGGACAGTCCCATGATTTACAACGACAGGAAACTGCAAATCCATTTTGGTTAATGCGCAATGATCTGATTTTACCTTTGAAAGGAAAGGATCCTTTGCGTATTACAATTGGGATCATTTGAAGACGCTGCTATTTTGTTCCTGGAAACTCTATATATACTGTCATAAGACTTTCTGTTTATGGATGTTATAATGGCATGTTTGTTCAATGTCTGAAGTTTGCAAGTCAGAAGTTCCAAATGTTCAGTCTATACTCAGTATGTTGTGATGATACTGCATTtgagaattctcatgcatgttcTAATTCATGAACATTAAAAAGATGCATGCCTAGTGCCTCACTCAGTTTGTCTAGCTGGCTAAACATTTTGTTTCTTCAGCACAAAGTCTGCTCACAAGTTTCATACAGTTTGCCTCACCTTTTTCTGTTACTGTAATATTAAAAACAGAATGGCATACTTGTTAGTCCTGTCTGTTATGTCTGAAGCAATCAGAAAACTCAAATCGTCTGAATCCATTTTCTCCTTAAATCCGAGAGGACTGATCAACATCTGTATCAGCTGGAAAAATGATGGAAATCCTTGTTGCCTTTCCttgaggttttgtttttaaaaggtaTTTATGTTCAGCAAAATTGCACAGAAATGTTCTGGAATTGTCCTTTCACAGAAAGTTTTTATTGTTCAAAATTTTTAAGAGAAAATAGAAGACATGTTAAAGCATACACAAATAGTAACAAAAATGGCATCTCAAACGAATAGCAGACACCAAATACTTAGTGATGGATTAAGCCCCCAGTTTTCAGAAGTAATATTGGGGGTAAaaaggggggtgggggatggaagTCAGGAAATAAAAGGCCTGAACTGAAATGGTCTCCTTTGCTAAGAACACTAAAGAGGGCATTGCAGGATGACAAAGCTGCCACTGCCCAATGGCATGGGGAGGGCTTCTGCCAATATACTGTATTCACCAACCACTCAAAAATAACATCCACCAACCATGCCATAATTTCAAAGTGTAGATAAGAGGATGAGATCTggaaaaatcaaagaaaaatcaaaaagatCAAGTCAAGGGTTATTACACAGACTCAGATCATCAACCATTGAAACAGAGGAAAGAATTTTCACTGAACAAACTGGCTCCAATAAATTAAAACCAGCGTTTCAGGAACCGCACTTCCTCAAAGAAAGGGTACACAACTTGTGCCACAAGAGCTGCCAATTTCAGACTGCCTGATGCCAAAAGGTTAGGCTGCAGTTCACCATAATGATACTTTTCAAGGGGGAAAAAAGGGGCTGTCTTGCGCAACATTTCCCATGTCTTCAGTGATTTCTTAGTCAAGTGAACGAACGATGGAATGAGACACCAGTTACAAACTTATAAAAAGTGTATTGCAAGACAGGACACCATTTTCTTCTGCCAAGTTCCCTTAACTGTAACTgccatttttgaaggtttcctgcTTGAATCACTAcgtgatgaaatccacattgatgaagTGCATGCGTTTGACTGAGCTACGTGCCCCAGCTCGAAGGGGAGTAAATATGCTTTTCTTTAAATGCAGAAAAAATGCTTTATTTGTAAGTTATCTAGAACTAGAGCTGTCGGATGAGCTGGCACCGTGGCCGAAAAGGGAACGCAACTGAATCCAAGGTAAAGGCAAATTCGAATATATGCGAatacaaaaaaaactcaaggccGCCAATTTCCTTCACGGGGTTCGGGCGGTGTTTTAACTGGAGCTCCAGAACTACGTACTTTTGACGGTTTGGTGGGGCAAGGGGGGGCGGGAGGATTCGAGGTGGTCGGTGTTCAACCGCGATCGGGTCACGGGGAGAGGAAACGGCAACAATAACCGAGCCGGCTGCAGTCCTTGGGGAAGCGCGTTTTCCGGAGCACTCGGTAACCCCCCCCCGGGGGGGTGGGTAGAGGGACGGAGAACGGGATGGAGAACGGAAAGGCAGCGGAAACGTGCCAAGTGGCGGCGAACCCGCCAACGGGCGGGGCACACCTCTGCAGCGGCGGGAAAGGACGAAGGAGACGGAGCGCCTCCGGCCCGCCCGTCCCAGCCGCTCACGCCCCTCTGCGGCCCCTGGAGCACCCCAAACCCAAACACCCCCTCCCCAAATTCAGAcccagcccccaccccaccccaccccgatgCTCCTTACCTGATTGCCCAGGACGGCGGTGGCACACGCTGTGGATACCTCCTTGGGCCCGAACCACACTGATGCTACTCGAGAGGGCAGGCCAAGGATGAAAATCTGAGCGATGGAGCAGACCGTCTGGGCGAACATGGTCACTCCGAACAGGTCCTGCCTCACGCTGGCGATTTTAATCCAGGCTCCGATACAGTTGAGGCCGGAGCCCAGCAGCGCCACAGTCCGCAAGCCCTTCTTGTCGAGCAGCCAGGCGGCGGGGAAGATGAGGGGGACGTAGACGAGCATGTAGACCACCGAGAGCCAGTCGATCTGCTCGTAGGAGACTTGGTAAAAATGGCAGAAGATGTTGGCGATAATGCTGTACTGGATCCACTGGAAGGCGTTCACCATGGAGTACAGGCTGAACACGACCAGAATGACGAAACGGTTCCAGTAAAGGCGCGTCTGGATCGGCTTCACATCGCCGGTCAGCATCGCCTCCCTCTCCTCAGGGGACCTAGCAGTTTTCACACATTTTCCGTCCTGTATAACACCGTCTATATGGCCAGTAATACCGTTTATAACCACTTCTTTACCGCAGGCGGTAGGTATTGCCTTTGTGACAGGGCACCCAGTTCCATCGGCATCCACCATTGttagcttttgttttatttattttcttgataCACAAAATATATGGCTTGTTCAACTTGCTTATAaactaaaatatatatttttatatgttACACTTTAGATTTTTCGAAAAAAAAGCTTTGAAATTCGCAATTAGGAACACGCACAATTCCTGATTGAAGATGTTTCCTAAGCGACTGAGAGCGGCTCTGGGATGCAGCGGTTTATGAAGTCGCCTCGCGCATTCCTGAAAGGTGGGGCGACAATTGATGCACCTTTGGTCCAATAAGGACTAGGATCATGGGGGAGTGTATGATTGACGCGGGCTCTGTCCAGTTGTCTACCGTAACAGGCGGTGCGAGGCTTAATCCACCAACCGGTTTTCAGCATCGGAGGGTAGTACCGACCAATCGAATACAGTGGTAAGGCGGGACCATAAAACGATTGGCACCTCAATCGACCAATTGGCTGCCGAGCATCGCACCGATGTGGAAAATGCGCAATCTTCGCTagagaaaaattatttttttgaGAATGTCAAAATATTAGCACGGACAAAGGACAAATCCGCTTGCCAATTGgagaattaaaattaaataaaacttcAGTTTAATCCGATCTGAAAACATAAGAAGCGCAATGGAACTCGTGTCTTGGCTTTCAGTAAGCCAATTGAAAAATCTGCTGATGTGACATCATTTTTCCGCTATGGttagtttgaaaaaaaatcttcgAAATGTTCTGTTTAGGATTTTAAACACACCGTAAGCAGTTTGTATGAAAATATAAAGACATGGTCCACATAAACACgtttaaatgttttaatggtGTTTTGccacaagttttttttcaaactgtCGACGTCTAAAGCCCCTTCCCTTTAGCAAATATATTCACAAAATGGCTGTTGGTCATGTGATTTCGTATCCCCTTTGACTTCCCCCAATGGCAAAAATGATTAACAACCGCTGTTTGTCTGAGAAATATCACATAAGCAAAACTGTAATTCAAGATTACCGTTCTTTTACCGCAGCCAAACGTGAAACAAGGCCTGCAACATAATTTTAATGTAAAGTGTTAAAGCTAAATATGGCACACAGAGAATGATAATCTGGTAGGCAATGAATACTCAGATGTGGTATCATTTCAATAATAGCAAGTTTCTCGTGCTGCTTTTGCAATCGTATgaattttttcccctcttaccctgaaaaaaattgataaaactacctaaacagagaatgctggagaaactcaacaagtctggcagctttTATGAAGATAAATAgaactaatgtttcgagtctggaaTGACGCTtctttgtttccgatttccagcatctgccgttttttgcttttatttgagtaaaATTACACATCTTACTACCAGTTCAATACAATTCTGCAACAAGTATGGAAGGAATAAAGAGCCACAGATATATATTTGATGACAAACTTTACATTAGAAGGCACAAGTAGTATCAATGGAAACAGAAAGTTACAAAGGAGCATGACCTGAATaagtgcacatttttaaaaaaaactgcagcaagCAGAATTCAGTGGTGAAATATGAGGTCATCAATTACAGACCGACGGATGCTTAATGGTAAGAACCCAGGACCTGCGGAGGAGCAAAGAGATTTAGAAGTCCGTGTACAGAGCTCACTAAAAGCTACAATGGACAGATGCAAATTGTAATGTATCCAAAGGGGGTTGAAATGCAAAGGAACATGAGTTATGTCTGTCAAGAGTACTGATTGTATCACATAAGGTGAGAAATGagagtggactttgggacagagatgtcagagagaaggGGCACAACGTGCACTCATATCACCAGAATGATACATGGCCTTGAAAGGGTTAAATAATGAGGACAGTAAAAACTAGGCTCTAGCGTCCCTGCCTATAGAAGATTAAAAGATGATCTAAGTGAGGTTTAAGGTGATTAAAAGATTTGTAGGCTAAATAAAAAATGGTTCCTCTGTTGAGATAGTTCAGAACAAGTCCAATTAGAACGAAGCAAAGAAGCATTTCTTCATAATGGTCatgaaaatctgaaacattcTTTCTCACAGCTTTGAGACTAGATAAATTGAAAGTCTAATATCAAGATAGATTACTCGTGAAGTGAAAATGTCCAAAATTTGGAGCAAGGTAAGTAAATTGAGTTCAGGTAGAAATCTAATTAAATGGCATAATGATTGAGGGGCTAAATATTCATCTTCTATTCCAATGTCTATTAAAAAGCCCAAGATATTCAATGTATTAAATGCAGTATTTGGtttcataagaatataagaaataaatGTTTAGACCATATGGTCAAACATACTCTCCTGTTTACTACAAAAGTAGCTGAACACTTACCATGAACTTTACATTGCTGAACTGTCCCAAACCTTATACACAAAAATCTATTGCACCAGCTAGTATTAAATATAATCTTCGGCTGAGTAATCCCAAGAGAAGAGAATGCCAAAAATTC
This window encodes:
- the flvcr1 gene encoding feline leukemia virus subgroup C receptor-related protein 1 isoform X1, coding for MVDADGTGCPVTKAIPTACGKEVVINGITGHIDGVIQDGKCVKTARSPEEREAMLTGDVKPIQTRLYWNRFVILVVFSLYSMVNAFQWIQYSIIANIFCHFYQVSYEQIDWLSVVYMLVYVPLIFPAAWLLDKKGLRTVALLGSGLNCIGAWIKIASVRQDLFGVTMFAQTVCSIAQIFILGLPSRVASVWFGPKEVSTACATAVLGNQLGVAFGFLLPPILVPNTKDDLNLMARNISILFYGTAAVATVLFFLVVAVFKEKPPLPPSQSQAVLLDTPDEYSYKQSIINLFKNVPFVLLLLSYGILTGSYYSVGTLLNQMIITYYEGEELNAGRIGLTLVVSGMVGSIISGFWVDRTKTYKQTTLAVYIISFIGMLVFTFTLNLGYIQIVFVTAGALGGEQQLNKHTVWSSR